The following are encoded in a window of bacterium genomic DNA:
- a CDS encoding MBL fold metallo-hydrolase, with protein MKIPSLLLAFGLALSSASSAQDFSQVEIKTIPVAEGLFMLMGRGGNIAVLAGDDGVFLVDDQYAPLTEKILAAVQAIDARPVRFLVNTHWHGDHTGGNENLGEAGVVIVAHDNVRERMSMKQVMQARGVEVLASPSAALPILTFPTSVTFHLNGVTTEVVHVAPAHTDGDSVVWFAERNVVHTGDTFFNGFYPFIDVDSGGSIDGVISAVDAVLARADDETRIIPGHGPLSNRAEFEAYREMLVTVRDRIRAAIVAGKGADEILAEKPTADLDAAWGGGFMKPEDFVRIVVADLSR; from the coding sequence ATGAAGATCCCCAGCTTGCTCCTCGCATTCGGACTCGCTCTCTCGTCAGCATCGAGCGCCCAGGATTTCTCCCAGGTCGAGATCAAGACGATTCCCGTGGCCGAGGGCCTCTTCATGCTGATGGGTCGCGGTGGCAACATCGCGGTCCTTGCCGGTGACGATGGTGTGTTCCTGGTCGATGACCAATACGCCCCGCTCACGGAGAAGATCCTCGCGGCGGTCCAGGCCATCGATGCCCGTCCTGTCCGCTTCCTGGTCAACACCCATTGGCATGGGGATCACACCGGTGGCAATGAGAATCTCGGGGAAGCGGGTGTCGTGATCGTTGCCCATGACAACGTGCGAGAGCGCATGAGCATGAAACAGGTGATGCAGGCCCGCGGGGTCGAAGTGCTGGCCTCGCCTTCGGCCGCGCTGCCGATCTTGACGTTTCCGACCTCGGTCACCTTCCATCTGAACGGCGTGACGACAGAGGTCGTTCACGTTGCGCCGGCTCATACCGATGGAGATTCGGTCGTGTGGTTCGCGGAGCGAAATGTCGTCCATACGGGCGATACGTTCTTCAACGGCTTCTACCCGTTCATCGATGTCGACAGCGGGGGCTCCATCGACGGTGTGATTTCAGCCGTCGATGCTGTCCTGGCCCGGGCCGACGACGAAACCAGGATCATTCCCGGCCACGGTCCCCTCTCGAATCGAGCGGAATTCGAGGCCTACCGGGAGATGCTCGTCACGGTTCGCGATCGGATACGTGCAGCGATCGTGGCGGGAAAGGGCGCCGACGAGATCCTTGCGGAGAAGCCGACGGCGGATCTGGACGCGGCCTGGGGCGGCGGTTTCATGAAACCCGAGGACTTCGTCCGCATCGTCGTCGCAGATCTTTCCCGGTAG